The DNA region TCCCTTTTTGGTTCTTCCCTCCCATCATATTCAATGATCCCCAACAAAAAACTCCGCCCCCATGGGCAGAGTTTCAATTCATTCACTTTCACTTCTTGGTCACCAATTCCACCTGCACCGGGTAATAGGCATCCACTTTTTCTCCCTTCAGCGCCTTGAGTGCCGTTTCCACGGCCATCTTGCCCATGTCGGCGGGTTTCTGGGCGACGGTGGCGGCCAGTTCGCCGGCGTTCACGGCCTTGACGGCGTCTTCGGTGGCGTCGAAGCCGACGATGAGGATTTGCTTTTTGGCGGCTTTGACGGCTTCGAGGGCGCCGAGGGCCATTTCGTCATTGTGGGCGAAGACGGCCTGGATGTCCGGATGGCTTTGCAGGATGTTTTCCATGACGCTCAGTCCCTTGGCGCGGTTGAAATCAGCCGGCTGTTTGGCGACGATCTCCACACCCGGCTTGCCGTCAACGGCCTGGTGGAAGCCTTTGCCACGGTCATGGGCCGCCGAGGTGCCCGCCAGTCCCTCCAGCTCGGCAATTTTGCCCTTGCCGCCCAGTTTCTGCAGGATGAACTCCCCGGCCAATTGGCCGCCGGCCACATTGTCGGAAGCGATGTGCGACAGAATCTTGATGTCCTTGCCTTCCGCGGCGCGGTCCACGGTGATGACCGGGATGCCTGCCTTGTTGGCGGCTTCGACGGCGCTGGATGCCGCCTTGCTGTCCGTCGGGTTGAGCAGGATCAGGTCCACTTTCTTCTGGATCAGGTCTTCGACGTCATTCAGCTGCTTGGCGGTGTCGTCCTGGGCATCGGCGACGACCAGCTCGGCACCGGCCGCCTTGGCCGCCTGTTCGGCCCCGTCTTTCAGTGTGACGAAGAACGGGTTGTTCAACGTGGAGACGGACAGACCGATGGTGATCTTGTCATCGGACGTATTCTGATTTTCCCCGCCCGCCTCCAGGCTGGACTTCGTGGAGCATCCGGTAACCACCAATACGGCGAGAAGGAAGCACAACGCAAACAACCGCAAGCGTTTCACGGGTCAGCACCTCCGCTTTGAATGCCGATAGATTCAGCGGCTGGATCACAAAGAGTTGTTGCATCATGAATCATTCTGCCTCCGCCGCCACGGCGTCCGGCTCACTCCTCGCTGCTGTCCTCCGGGGAGCCAGCGGAAGGACGTGGCCGGTTTCATACATTGCCGTGTCATCGTGTGTCTCACTGCTTTTTAGCTTTTCCGTGACGCGCGACAGCCCGGACCGCATGCGGGATCGGGCTCAGGTCCGCCCCTCCCGTGAACGGTCCAGCAGGACGGCCAACAGGATGACACATCCCTTGACCACCTGTTGATAGAATGATGAGACATCCAGCAGATTCAGCCCGTTGTCCAGCACACCCAT from Staphylospora marina includes:
- the rbsB gene encoding ribose ABC transporter substrate-binding protein RbsB, which translates into the protein MKRLRLFALCFLLAVLVVTGCSTKSSLEAGGENQNTSDDKITIGLSVSTLNNPFFVTLKDGAEQAAKAAGAELVVADAQDDTAKQLNDVEDLIQKKVDLILLNPTDSKAASSAVEAANKAGIPVITVDRAAEGKDIKILSHIASDNVAGGQLAGEFILQKLGGKGKIAELEGLAGTSAAHDRGKGFHQAVDGKPGVEIVAKQPADFNRAKGLSVMENILQSHPDIQAVFAHNDEMALGALEAVKAAKKQILIVGFDATEDAVKAVNAGELAATVAQKPADMGKMAVETALKALKGEKVDAYYPVQVELVTKK